From Carassius gibelio isolate Cgi1373 ecotype wild population from Czech Republic chromosome B23, carGib1.2-hapl.c, whole genome shotgun sequence, the proteins below share one genomic window:
- the LOC128011702 gene encoding uncharacterized protein LOC128011702, protein MITPDTVSIVAREVRLEVYLNGVFYTGDSCFVLDGKDVQLELEITDAIYDLLGFSGNQEIDVKLQVMTDDHISVSSCSPGEMHVQLETDENEHMSVCEVKDLQLEMNRNSISELKSPEPVSEDESDPVPAGASGEQALDDEENRSTELTTGQMTKNISAVFQGFCAAFQGKMANPVGEAEVDLIGPDGSYVPDPSVHEPESETYLVDSEQSCFTETDLVAPPEPKLDPVDPEESCVSPEENTSTMKNKKVHGFVMTKRTEYATVRNIKKISTFLQNDRPKHVGVSARPDLELNVPDPEPGENPDDPPEDDWDLAPPQESCAPAASVPEPESKVTSELSMLENYVPLNVFQLEDRLEKYTPLKQRHVTNVWPRLFIGDEEMATDRDALQEMCITHILNAAAPKKHLKYYLGRFNDEDMVGTVNTGSRYYRGLHINYYGLPTADRHCSDISKCFIPAAKFIDKALEKRASKVLICCKQGVEHSVTLFLAYLMICHDMMVEEAIDHVMKERRIRPSRDVLKKLMLLNADLVLQRKLKLQDIKTGRKRNKWQLKKRRALI, encoded by the exons ATGATAACTCCAGACACAGTGTCTATAGTGGCGAGAGAGGTGCGTCTGGAGGTTTATCTCAACGGTGTCTTCTACACCGGAGACAGTTGCTTTGTATTAGATGGTAAAGATGTGCAGCTGGAGCTGGAGATCACCGATGCCATCTACGACCTTCTCGGCTTCAGCGGTAATCAAGAGATAGATGTGAAGCTGCAGGTCATGACGGATGACCACATCTCCGTCAGTTCCTGCAGTCCAGGAGAGATGCACGTACAGCTGGAGACTGACGAGAATGAGCACATGTCGGTGTGTGAGGTCAAAGATCTGCAGCTGGAGATGAACAGGAACAGCATCTCGGAGCTGAAGAGCCCTGAGCCGGTGTCTGAAGATGAGAGCGATCCAGTCCCAGCAGGAGCTTCAGGAGAACAAGCCCTGGATGATGAGGAGAACCGCTCAACAG AACTCACCACTGGGCAGATGACCAAGAACATTAGTGCAGTCTTCCAGGGATTTTGTGCAGCTTTCCAGGGAAAAATGGCGAACCCTGTTGGGGAAGCTGAAGTGGATCTGATTGGTCCAGATGGATCATATGTCCCAGATCCAAGTGTTCATGAGCCAGAATCTGAAACATATCTGGTCGATTCTGAGCAATCGTGTTTCACTGAAACTGATCTGGTTGCTCCTCCAGAACCTAAACTGGATCCGGTTGATCCAGAGGAATCATGCGTCAGCCCGGAAG AAAATACCAGCACGATGAAGAATAAGAAAGTCCATGGCTTCGTCATGACCAAGAGAACGGAATATGCTACAGTGAGGAACATAAAGAAAATCAGCACTTTCCTCCAGAACGACAGACCGAAGCATGTTGGAGTCTCAGCGCGGCCAGATCTGGAGCTGAACGTTCCTGATCCAGAACCTGGAGAGAATCCGGATGATCCTCCTGAAGATGATTGGGATCTGGCTCCTCCACAGGAATCATGTGCACCAGCTGCAAGCGTTCCTGAGCCGGAATCTAAAGTGACATCTGAGCTTTCAATGTTGGAAAACTACGTCCCTCTAAACGTGTTCCAACTGGAGGATCGTTTGGAGAAATACACACCTCTCAAACAAAGACACGTGACTAACGTCTGGCCCAGGCTCTTCATCGGAGATGA AGAGATGGCCACCGACCGAGATGCTCTGCAGGAGATGTGCATCACTCACATCCTCAACGCTGCAGCACCAAAGAAGCATCTTAAATACTACTTAGGACGTTTTAATGATGAAGACATGGTAGGAACGGTCAATACAGGGTCCAGATATTACAGAGGCTTGCACATCAATTATTACGGCTTGCCTACAGCAGACAGACACTGTTCTGACATCAGCAAGTGCTTCATACCAGCTGCCAAATTCATTGACAAGGCCCTGGAGAAGCGAGCAA GTAaggtgctgatttgctgcaagcAGGGTGTGGAGCACTCGGTGACTCTGTTTCTGGCGTATCTGATGATCTGTCATGACATGATGGTGGAGGAGGCCATCGATCACGTCATGAAGGAGAGACGCATCAGACCCTCCAGAGACGTCCTGAAGAAGCTGATGCTCCTCAACGCTGACCTGGTGCTGCAGAGAAAACTGAAACTGCAGGACATCAAAACCGGCCGAAAGAGGAACAAGTGGCAGCTTAAAAAAAGGAGAGCgctgatataa
- the LOC128011435 gene encoding dual specificity phosphatase 29-like: MVGTVNTGSRYYRGLHINYYGLPTADRHCSDISKCFIPAAKFIDKALEKRASKVLICCKQGVEHSVTLFLAYLMICHDMMVEEAIDHVMKERRIRPSRDVLKKLMLLNADLVLQRKLKLQDIKTGRKRNKWQLKKRRALI; the protein is encoded by the exons ATGGTAGGAACGGTCAATACAGGGTCCAGATATTACAGAGGCTTGCACATCAATTATTACGGCTTGCCTACAGCAGACAGACACTGTTCTGACATCAGCAAGTGCTTCATACCAGCTGCCAAATTCATTGACAAGGCCCTGGAGAAGCGAGCAA GTAaggtgctgatttgctgcaagcAGGGTGTGGAGCACTCGGTGACTCTGTTTCTGGCGTATCTGATGATCTGTCATGACATGATGGTGGAGGAGGCCATCGATCACGTCATGAAGGAGAGACGCATCAGACCCTCCAGAGACGTCCTGAAGAAGCTGATGCTCCTCAACGCTGACCTGGTGCTGCAGAGAAAACTGAAACTGCAGGACATCAAAACCGGCCGAAAGAGGAACAAGTGGCAGCTTAAAAAAAGGAGAGCgctgatataa
- the LOC128011701 gene encoding uncharacterized protein LOC128011701: MITPDTVSIVAREVRLEVYLNGVFYTGDSCFVLDGKDVQLELEITDAIYDLLGFSGNQEIDVKLQVMTDDHISVSSCSPGEMHVQLETDENEHMSVCEVKDLQLEMNRNSISELKSPEPVSEDESDPVPAGASGEQALDDEENRSTELTTGQMTKNISAVFQGFCAAFQGKMPNPVGEAEVDLIGPDGSYVPDPSAHEPESETYLVDSEQSCFTETDLVAPPEPKLDPVDPEESCVSPEENTSTMKNKKVHGFVMTKRTEYATVRNIKKISTFLQNDRPKHVGVSARPDLELNVPDPEPGENPDDPPEDDWDLAPPQESCAPAASVPEPESKVTSELSMLENYVPLNVFQLEDRLEKYTPLKQRHVTNVWPRLFIGDE, translated from the exons ATGATAACTCCAGACACAGTGTCTATAGTGGCGAGAGAGGTGCGTCTGGAGGTTTATCTCAACGGTGTCTTCTACACCGGAGACAGTTGCTTTGTATTAGATGGTAAAGATGTGCAGCTGGAGCTGGAGATCACCGATGCCATCTACGACCTTCTCGGCTTCAGCGGTAATCAAGAGATAGATGTGAAGCTGCAGGTCATGACGGATGACCACATCTCCGTCAGTTCCTGCAGTCCAGGAGAGATGCACGTACAGCTGGAGACTGACGAGAATGAGCACATGTCGGTGTGTGAGGTCAAAGATCTGCAGCTGGAGATGAACAGGAACAGCATCTCGGAGCTGAAGAGCCCTGAGCCGGTGTCTGAAGATGAGAGCGATCCAGTCCCAGCAGGAGCTTCAGGAGAACAAGCCCTGGATGATGAGGAGAACCGCTCAACAG AACTCACCACTGGGCAGATGACCAAGAACATTAGTGCAGTCTTCCAGGGATTTTGTGCAGCTTTCCAGGGAAAAATGCCGAACCCTGTTGGGGAAGCTGAAGTGGATCTGATTGGTCCAGATGGATCATATGTCCCAGATCCAAGTGCTCATGAGCCAGAATCTGAAACATATCTGGTCGATTCTGAGCAATCGTGTTTCACTGAAACTGATCTGGTTGCTCCTCCAGAACCTAAACTGGATCCGGTTGATCCAGAGGAATCATGCGTCAGCCCGGAAG AAAATACCAGCACGATGAAGAATAAGAAAGTCCATGGCTTCGTCATGACCAAGAGAACGGAATATGCTACAGTGAGGAACATAAAGAAAATCAGCACTTTCCTCCAGAACGACAGGCCGAAGCATGTTGGAGTCTCAGCGCGGCCAGATTTGGAGCTGAACGTTCCTGATCCAGAACCTGGAGAGAATCCGGATGATCCTCCTGAAGATGATTGGGATCTGGCTCCTCCACAGGAATCATGTGCACCAGCTGCAAGCGTTCCTGAGCCGGAATCTAAAGTGACATCTGAGCTTTCAATGTTGGAAAACTACGTCCCTCTAAACGTGTTCCAACTGGAGGATCGTTTGGAGAAATACACACCTCTCAAACAAAGACACGTGACTAACGTCTGGCCCAGGCTCTTCATCGGAGATGAGTGA